ATCCCCCTCTGCCACCCGCTTTCCATCCACCATCTGGACGTCCAATTCAACATCGTGGCCGACAGCATCGAGATCACCGCCAGGGCGGTCAGCGAGGGCCGGACCGGCGTCGAGATGGAGGCGCTGACCGCGGTGAGCATCGCCGCCCTCACCCTGTACGACATGTGCAAGGCGGTCGACAAGAAGATGATCATCGGCGCCATCGCCCTACTGGAGAAAAGCAAGCGTGACATTCACGGTTGAAGCAGTCGCCATCGCCAACGCAAAAGGCGTGGCCAAGCATGAAACGGCCGAGATCGAGCTGCGCGAAAATTTCGGCATCATCGGCGACGCCCACGCCGGTCCCGGGCACCGTCAGGTCTCGCTTCTGGCCGGCGAAGCCATCGACGCCATGAAAGCCAAGGGACTGGAGCTGGCCCCGGGCGCCTTCGGCGAGAACATCGTCACCCGCGGCGTGGACTGGAGCCGGGCCCAGGTCGGTGGGATCATCGCCATCGGAAAGGTACGGCTGCAGATCACCCAGATCGGCAAGGAGTGCCACAGCCGCTGCGCCATCTATTACTCGGCCGGCGAATGCATCATGCCCACGCAGGGGCTCTTCGCCAAAGTGCTTGAAGGAGGCAAGATCCATGCTCAAAGTAGCGGTCATTACCGTGTCCGATAGGGCGTTTGCCGGAGAATATGCCGACCTGTCGGGGCCGCGCATCCGCGCCATCCTGGAGCAGCGGCTGCCGGGCGCCGACATCTCCCTGTGCGTCGTCCCCGATGAGGCCGAAGCGATCGCCAGGGCCGTCAACGACAACCTGGATAGGGACTACATCCTGACCTGCGGCGGCACCGGGCTTTCGCCCCGGGACATCACCCCCGAGACCTGCGCCCACATCTGCGATCGCGCCATACCGGGCATCAGCGAATGGCTGCGCCGCGAATCGGCCAAGGAAACGGCGCACGCCGTCTTTTCCCGCGCTTACAGCGGGCAAAAGGGAAAGAGCATCATCGTCAACTTCCCCGGCTCGGTGCGCGGCGCCGAGCTCTGCGCCACGCTGCTGGCCGAAGTCAT
This Candidatus Aminicenantes bacterium DNA region includes the following protein-coding sequences:
- a CDS encoding MOSC domain-containing protein, translated to MTFTVEAVAIANAKGVAKHETAEIELRENFGIIGDAHAGPGHRQVSLLAGEAIDAMKAKGLELAPGAFGENIVTRGVDWSRAQVGGIIAIGKVRLQITQIGKECHSRCAIYYSAGECIMPTQGLFAKVLEGGKIHAQSSGHYRVR
- a CDS encoding MogA/MoaB family molybdenum cofactor biosynthesis protein; translation: MLKVAVITVSDRAFAGEYADLSGPRIRAILEQRLPGADISLCVVPDEAEAIARAVNDNLDRDYILTCGGTGLSPRDITPETCAHICDRAIPGISEWLRRESAKETAHAVFSRAYSGQKGKSIIVNFPGSVRGAELCATLLAEVMEHGRDMLHGGGHEPLGR
- the moaC gene encoding cyclic pyranopterin monophosphate synthase MoaC, translated to MKLSHVDDSGKAHMVDISAKPPLHREAVAAGKIIMAAPTLELVRKNLLQKGDALAVARVAAIQAGKKTAELIPLCHPLSIHHLDVQFNIVADSIEITARAVSEGRTGVEMEALTAVSIAALTLYDMCKAVDKKMIIGAIALLEKSKRDIHG